The Dioscorea cayenensis subsp. rotundata cultivar TDr96_F1 chromosome 7, TDr96_F1_v2_PseudoChromosome.rev07_lg8_w22 25.fasta, whole genome shotgun sequence genome includes a region encoding these proteins:
- the LOC120264934 gene encoding uncharacterized protein LOC120264934 translates to MSIDFNHISLKDQILDNQWDNFSINNIFGGVIDIANVSLAKVDFDSGNHWVWQPKTNCHKISSAVYHFFNNESSYADRWNGWNVLWHIPVAPRVKYFIWLCLHGHLTTAVLLHQLNLGPDSVCIFCGMQRETVDHLFGGCANTQQAIARVKEFSSNPSDPIGKKLILLNFCPANGHFIFTHAISNISTQEVAFQSALDSWIRVRHIFTDHININEILESPIHYLNWQFHDQISSLNVLMDMLNRPKIHKVPSAWMSPVINIASLSFQHLHLNLFLVGRDLPYWIMLSFYSNGFTF, encoded by the exons ATGAGCATTGATTTCAATCATATTTCTCTCAAGGATCAGATCCTGGATAATCAATGGGATAACTTTAGTATCAATAACATTTTTGGTGGCGTGATTGATATTGCTAATGTTTCCCTGGCTAAGGTTGATTTTGATTCTGGTAATCATTGGGTCTGGCAACCCAAGACTAATTGTCACAAAATCTCTTCAGCCGTTTATCACTTCTTCAACAATGAATCATCCTATGCTGATAGATGGAATGGTTGGAACGTGTTGTGGCATATTCCAGTGGCTCCCCgtgttaaatattttatttggcTATGTCTTCATGGCCATCTCACCACAGCCGTATTGCTTCACCAATTGAACCTAGGTCCTGATTCTGTCTGTATATTTTGTGGTATGCAAAGGGAGACTGTTGATCATCTATTTGGTGGTTGTGCTAACACTCAACAG GCTATTGCTCGTGTCAAAGAATTTTCCAGCAACCCAAGCGATCCCATTGGTAAAAAGTTAATTTTGCTTAACTTTTGTCCTGCAAACGGGCACTTCATCTTCACTCATGCCATCTCCAACATCAGCACCCAG GAAGTTGCTTTTCAGTCAGCTTTGGATTCTTGGATTCGAGTTCGTCACATTTTTACTGACCACATCAACATCAATGAGATTCTTGAGAGCCCGATTCATTATCTGAATTGGCAATTTCATGACCAGATCTCCAGCTTAAATGTCTTGATGGATATGCTTAATCGGCCCAAGATTCATAAGGTCCCTTCTGCTTGGATGAGTCCTGTTATTAACATAGCATCTTTGAGTTTTCAACATCTTCATCTTAACTTATTCCTCGTTGGAAGAGATCTGCCTTACTGGATCATGCTATCCTTCTACTCGAATGGTTTTACATTTTAA